ATAGTCTATGACACAATGCTCTTCCATTGTAAGCAAATTTTCTTCCCTAATCAACACGGTTTTCTAACTGGTAGATCAACTACCACAAACGTAGTTGATTTTGTTTCCAGTTCAATTTGTGCCATGGAGGCTGGCAAAGAAATAGATGTAATTGCAACTGACCTAAGCAAAGCCTTTGATAAAATCTCACATACCCTTATTCTCTTCAAACTAAAGTCACTTGGTTTTCAACCTTCTTTTATTGCATGGATCGAATCGTATTTAAATGGACGTCAGCATAATGTCCTTTTTAGAGGTTCAGAATCAATCCCAATTCTTGTAACATCTGGCGTTCCGCAAGGTAGCCATCTCGGCCCTCTGATTTTCATATTAACAATCAATGATGTTGATTGTGTCATAAAAGATTCTTCAATCTCAGTGTACGCTGACGATAAGAAAATATATAGATGTATCTCCTCCCTTAATGATGCCCTCCTTCTTCGTGACCTAGACCGATTTTCTACATGGTGTCAGAAAAACTTCCTTGAGCTTAATGTGAGCAAATGTCAAGCAATAACGTGTTGACGTAAACGCTCATCACTTCTCCCTCGTACCTACTTTATTAATAATGAGCCGGTCACACAAGTGGATTCTTTACGGGATCTCGGAGTAATATGTGACAAGGAACTTAATTTTAGATCCCACATCAATAATTCTGTAAATAGAGCAAACTCCGCACTCGGTTTTGTTAAACGTTGGTCCAAAGAATTCTCCGACCCTAATGTCACAAAAACCCTTTATCTAACATTTGTCAGACCTCTTCTTGAATATGCTAGCCAGGTATGGTCCCCATTTTATGCATCTTATTCTTTTCGTAGATTTCTTCGATTTGCTCTCCGTGGTCTTCCCTGGCCTGATAGATTTAACGTCCCACCTTATGTTGATCGTTTAAAACTCATAAATTTACAACCCCTTGATATACGCCGTAAAGTTGCTGACATTGTTTTCATCCATCAATTTTTAACTGGTAATATCGATTGCCCTGCTCTTttgcaaaaagaaaaatctcAGATCTGTTTATCTTTTTGTTCTTGACTATCACCGTACAAATTATGGATTTAACGAACTAATGAATCGCATGCTACGTGCTACTAATAGCGTGGATAACTCTTTTGTTTTCCACCCCTCCAAACATTCTCTAAAAACCTCTCTCTACAATATTTTCTTAACACCAGAACCATCCTAATTTGTCAACCCTAAAATTTTTCTTAGTTCTTAAGTATTTTTATCatctagttttaagttttttttttgtaaacaaacgTTGTAAGTTTCCATGCTTGTATTAagctaataaataaataaaggaaCTTCCAACttcaacaaacacaaaaaaacccaAATTTATAGTGATCTCTCCCAAATCAATTGAAAAGCCCATATCGTCCCTCAATACCttcctattaaaaaaatcaatttacaaTATACCCAAAGAATATGATCAAATTTCTCAATTGCGTGACGGCAACCTTCTTGTCTtagtaaaaacagaaaaagttGCGGAAACATTCCTTAAAGTTGCAATCTTGCTAAAACTTGTCCAGTAGTAGTTGTAAAATTGCATGACAAACTAAACGAGTCAAAGGGCATTGCCTATGCCCCTTGTTTGATCAACACCCCAAGAGATGTAATACTTGAAGAAATGGAATGTCAAGGAGTTAAAGATGTttataaatttaccaaaaacgTGGATGGCAAGCAAAGAGAAACCGGTTTAATTCTCTTTAGATTTAACCTCTAATACACCCCGAAATCAGTTGACATTggcttttttaaagcaaaagtcACTGAATACATACCAAATCCAATGCGTTGTCGTAGTTGTCATCTTCTCGGTCGCACGAGTAAACGGTGTACTGGTGAAGCAAAATGCTATATTTGCAGTCTCCCTCCTCACACTCCTCAAACTTGCACTAAAACTATATGTGCAAATTGCTCACAAGCTCACTCATCTTCTTCTTAGACTTGTCCTTCTTATAAAGAAGCCAAAGATATCCTAACAATAAAAACCCACAAAAAATGCACAATGGCTGAAGCTAAGAAAATTCATAGAGAACAAAATAACATCACCGCTTTTTTCTCATCCTCATCAGAgttattttccgaaaaaaaaacaaagcaaaatgcGGATGATTCAGCAGCACAAATTCTTAATTAAGAAAATGAACAAAACTCTCCTAAATCTAATCAAACTAACACAGAAAATTCAACTTTAAACTCTAAAAGCACCAAAACGAACAGTACAAATTCCACAATTCAAAACCTTCCTATAAATATATCTCAAAACACCATTATATCCACCACTTCGAATGATTATCATCCAACTTCTCCCAAATTAAACAATCACAAGAAACGAGATCTAAATTTAACTCAAGAATCAAAAATATCCGCCCCAACTCCTTTAtctgaattttccaaaatttcagAAACAAACTCAAACAACTCTATGACCACAGCCCTATTCATCTGAAAAATCCAAAACCCACTCATCTAATAAACAATCTCAATCccctttttcaaaagtaactcaatctttgcttgaaaaaaataacttctacGTAGCCTcgttaaaacataaaataaagaggttttttagaaaaaagtagttttggttttttgttaaattctcgaaaatgacaagatgtttttgaatccggttttctgtttaaaaataaataagagcatcgtattttaaaaactaaactagtacttaattacataaaattttaaatttttttttcaaaagttaaaaaattaatttttcaaaaactgtgcgaaaaaatgactttgtttgaaatttttataaaagactagggttttggctttacaaaaagatatAGCACGTTGTAGtaagttgatttttaataatacagccacacaaaaaaaaataaaagtgctgACCTGGGGTGGCGActaggtttttaaaatagtttttgggtcgctgaaaccgaatccgaagtcctttttgctccatcacgtcaggttttcgagataacctcaagaaatgtcattaaaaatttttttttttctctgatctggatgtgcgaatatgttaatcatatagtttttggatcgctgaatccagattggaagtcaatttcgccctatcacgtcaggtttctgagacatcctcaaaaaaatgtcgaaaccaagaaaaaaaaggtttttactTGGGTTGCgtttaggtttttcatataatttttgggtcgcttaaaccgaatctgaagtctatttttccgtatcacgtcaggtttttgagatatcctaaaaaaatgtcagaaaagaactttttttagttttgacattttttgaggatatttcaaaaacctgacgtgatacggcaaaatagatttcagattcggtttcagcgacccaaaaactatatgaaaagcCTAGTAGtaaccccagataagaacttttgtttttttaattttgatttttttgaggatatctcagaaacctgacgtgatagggcgaaattgacttcgaacctggattcagcgatccaaaaactatatgattaacatattcgcacatccagatcaaaaaaaaatttgacattgacattttttgaggttatctcgaaaacccgACGTTATGGAGCAAAACGGACCTcgaattcggtttcagcgacccaaaaactataagaaaaacctagtcgcaaccccaggtcagaacttttatttttttgtttggctgtgtaatcttttttccaaattaagtcaatttttttttaaattgccaatATATATACtcaagaatcatccctcaaaatcttcttatctcaccgggacaccctgtataaataaagttggtatgaaattttgctgaaattattaaTCTACACGTACactccaaatttcagaaaaaaattaaatgtaaaatttaaactttcttcatcaaaagatagaaaCTATTAAAAAGTAACaactgattgtttttttttcataaaaccgTTAGGTCACTTTAGAGTAAATTctacttttctaaaattggtataatataatatagctaagatatttattttaatgtagaaaTACTTGTTTTCGGttctttttttagaatttaaaaatatcaattgaatcaCCAATTGGAGGAAGAGAATAAATCCATATCACCTTATTGTTGGCAAAACGCAAATAACTGCATAACTTCTTTATTTGACTGTTCTAAGAATGTGGTTAGGCTTGTCTCACGTTAgtctcaaaatttgaaaattgacacttttcaaacaacaaacaacaaaataaaaatttatcagtaggaagaaggaaataaagccgggatttgtttctttctttaaactattgtttactttttaaatCACTTGCATTTCTATTAGAAATAcggtttttgtttctttcttcggCCTAACCAATGCGATGGTTCACGTATAGAGACGACATTTgcatcaaaatgtaattttaggaaTATTTAGGACTTATTGCTCCTTTTAATTTGTAATTCAATTCGGCTTTTGAGTTGAAGAAGAAGAGACCGGAAAAAAAACAAGAGCTAAATACAGGAagatttatctaaaaaaaaacttgtgggACTATATTCTACGTTTCCCGAcctaatgtttgtttttatccATCATCTTATTGGAAGTTTTTCAATGAAGTTATAAAATGACTAAATTCTGGTAATTTTTGCTTTCCTCTGCTAGATACTTatcaattatttaatatttttttaatagataactaagaaatacataaattattcacatttttgtttGGCCAAAAATGTTGATTTAAAACTGGAAAAGTTTGGTTGATTGTGAATCCGTCCGTGTTTTGAAACATCAATGAATCCGcaaatgtgttcgaatacggaaTTTCGAACAGCGAAAAGTCCACTGAATAAAATGGtccttttttatacttttttcaggAGATCGCCATCAATAAAGTTTACCCATTCTtaagctttatacaaaaaataatttcgttcaattttaaataaatacatatacaaaattgaaaaatagctttttttctcactgagattttgtaacaaaaaatgtatacatttcattaagtttttaattaaattgggaATCttaaaagcaaacattttaaataatccaagttgtttgacaaACTTTGTAATTCTGTGcttcacttgagaaaaaaagttgaacaataaatttaaatttaatcgtCAGTTTTAAAACGGAATAAGTctacttttttcgaaattgactttttgatgcaaatgttatcttaaaaaaaaaaattccatactaaaacagtgcaaaaaaaaacatgaaaaaagtcaagaaaagcgattttttattttttttttcttccttttttaaaGTTCTAGTGACCTCAActagaactttaaaattgaattatattcaattgctccacttaaaatgaaaataattttaataattttttattatttttgttattttttcttcgttataatatttttttcgggcTGAGATAGTAAATGCATTGCTCTacataaaaacagaagattaaatttcgttgaaaacgctgggctcaaattttttttgacgtgataacgtcttataaatcgatgaaccatggcagcaacCACAagaaagtgacgccattttctaacgttacactctcgcactttcgcaatgcggcaaaaaatttcaattaaaaattaaaaataaactgttagagatacaaaaatcttctatagcttatttgaaagataataagaaaaagcttaatccaaatgaaggatttttaaaaattccgtcatttaatagggtaaacaggtgttaaacggaaagatgaaatttgggctaaaatctaaacgcgaagttgtagagaattgattttttcgctatagatagatgagattaatttaagaacaactgcatttgagaaaaaattctaaaaaaaattgaaactaagctataacgttttgtttgaacgttgtacacgtgttggggctatgacaaaatgatgattttgggtaaaggaatttttttttgaaattctaaaGATGCTAGGTGAAAGataagggaaaaaaaaattaggcgtctgatacggatttttttccaacactctgtgtttcgaaatatgaatttttgaaaaacaccttgttttttaggtatttttgggtaatttttgatttttagctttttttggagggtTCAacaaatctcaaacttataggacatgtaggttttggccttatgtaTACATGTGCAtgtgactgaataacggaagaaacaagtttttaaaaaaacacgttttttgagcgtttttaaccgattttcatcgttttttatttttatctttttttctttaatagatacaggaataaagtatatgaagtaatgatagaccatgactacgactatatatgtgcgaagtttcaatcattttcgtatacaaaattttgagattacgataaaataaaattttaaaattcaacaggttataacttttgaccaagagcagataaaaattttgttaaacttttatgagcatcctgatacaattacctttcatttggtatatcacacataacgctagactaactacaagctacacaatgttaaatcaaaaaacttgctaaaaacctcaaaacaccagtggagatctgttgccccccgaacagccaccagtgtgggaagtaccgtaatctcagtttggaatttcgacatggttgactttaaaaaactcttaCTCCTTTTGTAGGCATCTCAGGAATATGATTtaagcgtcatatgaaaggtgaaacaataagctttccataacataatttttttttataggttgttattgaaaaaaattgataaaatagcgtgaggacataaaagtaaatgttttttttttgctttttttaatgaaatttgatcgagttcaaaaaattctagctctttttgtagatgtctcatagaccttttagctttttcttgtaagtatgattgtttgaaaaaagtaaacgcttcaattgactcattttaaacaaaagcacacaaactGTTTTctgatgacgttatcacgtaaaatcatcgtccgtaaatcggctttacagacaacctcttttttcattaaaaattaaccGAAGAATGACCATTCGAACCTACATATCTTTATTTTctcgttttttgttttactcaagtaaaaaacaGACCacaacaaaaatctttttttatctgAAGGTCAAACATCTGAAAACAGTAAGATATAGAAACTGTTCAGTGTTTTTACCGTTTTCCCTATAATTTTCAAAGTTGGTACTGTCGATGTCTTCTTTCAAATTCATCGAATATGCTCTCTTTTGTTGTATTCTCAGACTTTCTAGTGTAAATCTCGTACTGCTCTTTCGTTCTTTGCCCAAGATCTTTACGTTTTCGATGTCTGCAGCATGTTCCGTTTCCAATATATGTGCTCAAGTCTGAGATAAATTTTCTTAGTGTTTGCACCAGCATTTACTTCAAAACTTGCTCATTTGGTATTCATaagctaaaataaaataaaacctttaGGTTTTCTTACAGTAACGAGTAGCTGAAGTGGGCCAAACGCAAGAGCAAATGTTCACTTGAGTGACGACTCAATGTTCTTAATCTATGAGGGTTTTCCTTAAGGTTACATCTGATATGATTGTTTTGAGTGTGTTTGTTCGTATATTTTACAATTGTTATCATTacagttaatttattttttttattattgaaaaatttgaaaaaaaaattgaaaccctcatttcttgaaattttcaacATATCTTTTATATTTCTAATTGTgttcttttatcattttaagtaaATTCCCACTTTTTTTATCCTTAGATTCAAGATATTACAATCGAGGAGGTGGATAACAAGGAAACAAAATCTGCTAAGGATGCTCTTCTTctttggtgtcaaatgaaaacTGCAGGTTATCACAATGTCAATGTTCGCAACTTCACAACTTCCTGGCGTGATGGTCTTGCCTTTAATGCAATAATTCATAAACATCGGCCAGATCTGGTTCAATTTGAAAAACTCTCTAAATCTAATCCAATTCATAATTTAAATAACGCCTTTAATGTGGCCGAAGACAAGCTTGGTTTGGCCAAGTTACTCGACGCCGAAGATGTGTTTGTGGAGCACCCAGACGAGAAATCAATCATCACTTATGTTGTCACTTACTACCATTATTTCAGTAAACTCAAGCAAGAGACAGTGCAAGGTAAACGCATTGGTAAGGTTGTTGGAATCGCGATGGAAAACGATAAAATGATAAGTGACTACGAAGGATTTACAAGTGATCTTTTAAAATGGATTGAAACAACTATAATTTCCTTAAGTGGACGCGAATTTGAAAACTCTCTAACTGGTGTCCAGGGTCAGCTTTCGCAATTTTCCAATTACCGCACAGTCGAAAAACCACCTAAGTTTGTAGAGAAAGGCAATTTGGAGGTTTTGCTATTTACACTTCAGTCTAAAATGAGAGCCAACAACCAAAAGCCTTATATTCCAAAAGAAGGTAAAATGATTTCCGATATTAACAAAGCTTGGGAACGTTTGGAAAAGGCTGAACATGAGCGCGAATTGGCTCTCCGTGAGGAACTTATTCGGCAGGAAAAATTGGAGCAGCTAGCAGCGCGATTTGATCGCAAGGCATCAATGCGTGAAACATGGTTGTCAGAAAACCAAAGACTAGTTAGCCAAGATAACTTTGGCTTTGATTTGGCAGCAGTAGAAGCGGCAGCTAAGAAACATGAGGCTATTGAGACAGATATATTTGCGTATGAAGAGCGTGTTCAAGCAGTTGTAGCAGTTTGCGATGAACTTGAAACTGAGAAATACCACGATATAAAGCGTATTTTGTTGAGAAAGGAAAATGTTATGCGTTTGTGGAACTACTTGCTAGAGTTATTGCGAGCTCGTCGTATGCGCTTGGAGATATCCTTGCAGTTACAACAAAACTTCCAGGAGATGCTTTACATCTTAGACAATATGGAGGAGATCAAACAGCTTTTGCTTACTGATGATTATGGCAAGCATTTGATGGGTGTAGAGGATCTTTTGCAGAAGCATTCTTTGGTGGAAGCAGACATTAATGTTTTAGGTGAACGAGTAAAAGTAGTTGTGCAGAACTCCCAGAAATTCCTTAGTGATGATCCTGATTCATATAAACCATGTGATCCTGAGATTATAGTGAGTCGTGTTCAACAGCTTGAAGACGCTTACGCCGAGCTAGTACGTTTAGCTGTAGAGAGGCGTAGTCGCTTGGAGGAGAGCCGTAAATTATGGCAATTCTATTGGGATACTGCAGATGAAGAGAATTGGATTAAGGAAAAGGAACAGATTGTAAGTGCCGATGAGATTGGGCATGATTTGACAACAGTAAATCTGCTTTTAAGCAAACATAAGGCTCTGGAATCAGAAATCACTTCTCACGACAATCAATTGCAAAATGTAGCTAAGGTTGGGGCTGAACTCATAACTGAGGGTCACTTTGGAGCAGATCGTATCAAGGATCGTCTAAAGGAGATCCTCTCGAAATGGGATCATCTTCTTGATCTTACCAAGTATCGACGCCAGAGGTTAGAAGATGCTGTTGAATATTTCCAATTGTTTGCCGATGCAGATGATATTGATAACTGCATGTTGGACACTCTGCGACTTGTGTCCAGTGAAGACGTTGGCCGTGATGAGGCAAATGTGCAATCTTTgttgaaaaaacacaaaatagtagCTGACGAACTTGCGAGCTACGAAGAAGCAATACAAGCATTGCACAAGAATGCAGACAAGCTGACTCTTAATTCACCGGAAAAAGATAAAGTAGATGAGCGTACTAAAGCTATCGATTCTAGGTTTGCTGAATTATCAGAACTGGCCAAGTTGAGAAAGCAGCGTCTCCTTGATGCCCTTAGTTTGTACAAACTGATGTCAGAAGCCGATGGAGTTGAACAATGGATAAACGAAAAAACGAAGATGCTGGACACAATGACTCCTGGCAAAGACATTGAGGATGTTGAAATCATGAAGCATCGTTATGATGGATTCGATAAGGAAATGAATGCAAATGCTTCTAGAGTTGCTGTTGTCAATCAGTTAGCAAGACAGTTGTTACACGTTGAACATCCTAACTCAAATGAAATACTTGCTCGCCAGAATCACCTTAACCAAGAATGGTCGAGCTTGAGGGAAAAAGCTGAGGCAAAGAGAGATGATCTTAAGTCTGCTCATGGGGTACAAACATTCTACATTGAATGTCGTGAAACTATATCATGGATCGAGGATAAACAAAGAATCCTTACGGAGACCGATTCATTGCAAATGGATTTGACCGGAGTAATGACTTTGCAACGTCGTCTTAGTGGAATGGAACGAGACTTAGCTGCAATTCAGGCTAAGCTTACTAGTTTAAGCAAGGAGGCTGATGCAATTGAAGCTGAACATCCAGAAGAAGCTAAAATAATACGCGAACGTATTGCACAGATCCAACTTATATGGGAACAGCTTACACAAATGCTTAAAGATCGTGACTCTAAACTGGAAGAAGCCGGAGACTTACATCGTTTCTTGCGTGATTTAGATCACTTCCAGACTTGGTTGACAAAGACCCAAACAGACGTTGCCTCTGAAGATACTCCTGCATCTCTTCCAGAAGCTGAAAAACTTTTGAACCAACATCAATCGATCCGGGAAGAAATTGATAACTATACAGAGGATTACAAAAATATGATGGAATATGGAGAAAGGTTAACATCAGAACCAGGTACCACAGAAGATCCACAATACATGTTTTTGAGGGAGCGTCTAAACGCATTGAAAGAAGGATGGGAAGAACTTCATCAAATGTGGGAAAATCGTCAAGTTTTGCTGTCGCAAAGCTTGGATCAACAGTTATTCAATAGAGATGCTCGTCAAACCGAAGTCCTTCTAAGCCAACAGGAACATTTCTTAAGTAAGGACGATACTCCAGTGAACTTAGAACAAGCTGAGAACCAACTTAAGCGTCATGAAGCCTTCCTAACCACAATGGATGCTAACGATGACAAAATTAATACACTTATCCAGGTTTCAGAAACCCTTGTGGAGAAGGAGCACTTTGATTCCGATAAGATTCATAAGAGAGCCGAAGTAATTGGAGACAGGCGTGACGGCAATCGTGTTCGAGCTATCGAACAGCATGAAAAACTCAGAAATCAGGTTAAACTTCATGAATTTCTTCAAGACTTGGAAGAACTCAACGAATGGGTGCAGGAAAAGTATGTTACGTCTCAAGATGAAACTTATCGCAGTGCAAAAACAATTCATTCCAAATGGACTCGCCATCAAGCATTTGAAGCTGAAATAGCTGCCAATAAAGAACGTCTATTTGAAGCGGAAAAAGCAGCTAAAGACTTGAtggaagagaaaccagaattcAAGGAAGTTATTTCACCAAAACTCAAAGAGCTTTCCAAACAATTCCAAGACCTTGAGACACACACTAAAGAAAAGGGAGCTATGTTATTTGATGCCAACCGTGAGGTTCTCGTTCAGCAGACATGCGATGATATTGATTCATACATTACTGATTTAGAGAAACAGATTGTCAATGCTGACACCGGTAACGATTTGACTTCTGTGAACATTCTCATGCAGAAACAACAAGTTATTCAGACCCAAATGGCTGTCAAAGCACGCCAAGTTGAAGAGATCGATAAACAAACTGAATATCTTCAAAAGACTGTTCCAGACGAGAAATTCGAACCGATTATTACCAAGAAAACTGCTGTATTGGAAAGGTTTGAGCGTATCAAAGCACCACTAGTTGAGCGGCAGATTCaattagaaaagaaaaaggaaGCCTTTCAGTTTTGCCGCGATGTCGAGGATGAAAAACTTTGGATTGATGAAAAGCTACCGGTTGCAAATTCAAAGGACTATGGAAATTCATTATTTAATGTTCATGTCCTCAAAAAAAAGAACCAGTCTCTAGCTACCGAAATTGATAACCATGAGCCAAGGATAATGGCCATTTGCACAAATGGCCGAAAACTTATCGATGAGGGTCATGAAGATGCTGATAAATTCGAAAACCTCATTAAGGAACTTACTCAAAAGTGGCAGGAGCTAAAGGACTCTATTGACAATCGCCGTAAGCAATTGGATCAGTCTGAACATGTGCAACAATATTTCTTCGATGCTCAAGAGGCTGAATCGTGGATGAGCGAACAAGAATTATATATGATGGTTGAAGATCGCGGTAAAGATGAAATTAGTGCTCAGAACCTTATGAAAAAGCATGAAAATCTTGAACAATCAGTAGAAGACTACGCTAATACAATTCGTCAACTGGGAGAGGTCGCTCGTCAATTGACGGCCGATGATATTCCATTTGGAGATAGTGTCGCTGTAAAGCAGTCTCAATTGGATAAACTGTACGCCGGTCTCAAGGACCTCGCTGGTGAAAGGCGTGCAAGATTGAATGAAGCACTTCAACTATTCATGTTGAATCGTGAAGTTGATGATTTGGAGCAATGGATTACGGATCGTGAAGTTGTAGCTGGATCCTCCGAATTAGGACAAGACTACGATCATGTCACCCTCTTGTCAGAACGCTTTAAGGAATTTGCAAGAGACACCGAATCTGTAGGAGGAGAGCGAGTTGCAAAAGCAAATGGCATCGCTGATGACCTCATCAAAGCAGGTCATTCTGATGCGGCCACAATTGCGGAATGGAAAGATAGTCTAAATGAGTCATGGCAAGATCTTTTAGAACTGATTGAAACCCGCACACAGATGTTGTCTGCTTCTAGGGAGTTGCATAAATTCTTCCATGATTGCAAGGACGTTCTGAGTCGAATTGTTGAAAAACAGCATGGAGTATCAGATGAGCTTGGGCGTGATGCAGGGTCTGTATCAGCTCTACA
This DNA window, taken from Episyrphus balteatus chromosome 2, idEpiBalt1.1, whole genome shotgun sequence, encodes the following:
- the LOC129909900 gene encoding spectrin beta chain isoform X1, translated to MTTDISIVRWDPSQGPGSEYIDEYEYDGGNSSSRLFERSRIKALAVERETVQKKTFTKWVNSHLCRVNCRIADLYVDMRDGKNLIKLLEVLSGERLPKPTKGKMRIHCLENVDKALQFLRDQRVHLENIGSHDIVDGNASLNLGLIWTIILRFQIQDITIEEVDNKETKSAKDALLLWCQMKTAGYHNVNVRNFTTSWRDGLAFNAIIHKHRPDLVQFEKLSKSNPIHNLNNAFNVAEDKLGLAKLLDAEDVFVEHPDEKSIITYVVTYYHYFSKLKQETVQGKRIGKVVGIAMENDKMISDYEGFTSDLLKWIETTIISLSGREFENSLTGVQGQLSQFSNYRTVEKPPKFVEKGNLEVLLFTLQSKMRANNQKPYIPKEGKMISDINKAWERLEKAEHERELALREELIRQEKLEQLAARFDRKASMRETWLSENQRLVSQDNFGFDLAAVEAAAKKHEAIETDIFAYEERVQAVVAVCDELETEKYHDIKRILLRKENVMRLWNYLLELLRARRMRLEISLQLQQNFQEMLYILDNMEEIKQLLLTDDYGKHLMGVEDLLQKHSLVEADINVLGERVKVVVQNSQKFLSDDPDSYKPCDPEIIVSRVQQLEDAYAELVRLAVERRSRLEESRKLWQFYWDTADEENWIKEKEQIVSADEIGHDLTTVNLLLSKHKALESEITSHDNQLQNVAKVGAELITEGHFGADRIKDRLKEILSKWDHLLDLTKYRRQRLEDAVEYFQLFADADDIDNCMLDTLRLVSSEDVGRDEANVQSLLKKHKIVADELASYEEAIQALHKNADKLTLNSPEKDKVDERTKAIDSRFAELSELAKLRKQRLLDALSLYKLMSEADGVEQWINEKTKMLDTMTPGKDIEDVEIMKHRYDGFDKEMNANASRVAVVNQLARQLLHVEHPNSNEILARQNHLNQEWSSLREKAEAKRDDLKSAHGVQTFYIECRETISWIEDKQRILTETDSLQMDLTGVMTLQRRLSGMERDLAAIQAKLTSLSKEADAIEAEHPEEAKIIRERIAQIQLIWEQLTQMLKDRDSKLEEAGDLHRFLRDLDHFQTWLTKTQTDVASEDTPASLPEAEKLLNQHQSIREEIDNYTEDYKNMMEYGERLTSEPGTTEDPQYMFLRERLNALKEGWEELHQMWENRQVLLSQSLDQQLFNRDARQTEVLLSQQEHFLSKDDTPVNLEQAENQLKRHEAFLTTMDANDDKINTLIQVSETLVEKEHFDSDKIHKRAEVIGDRRDGNRVRAIEQHEKLRNQVKLHEFLQDLEELNEWVQEKYVTSQDETYRSAKTIHSKWTRHQAFEAEIAANKERLFEAEKAAKDLMEEKPEFKEVISPKLKELSKQFQDLETHTKEKGAMLFDANREVLVQQTCDDIDSYITDLEKQIVNADTGNDLTSVNILMQKQQVIQTQMAVKARQVEEIDKQTEYLQKTVPDEKFEPIITKKTAVLERFERIKAPLVERQIQLEKKKEAFQFCRDVEDEKLWIDEKLPVANSKDYGNSLFNVHVLKKKNQSLATEIDNHEPRIMAICTNGRKLIDEGHEDADKFENLIKELTQKWQELKDSIDNRRKQLDQSEHVQQYFFDAQEAESWMSEQELYMMVEDRGKDEISAQNLMKKHENLEQSVEDYANTIRQLGEVARQLTADDIPFGDSVAVKQSQLDKLYAGLKDLAGERRARLNEALQLFMLNREVDDLEQWITDREVVAGSSELGQDYDHVTLLSERFKEFARDTESVGGERVAKANGIADDLIKAGHSDAATIAEWKDSLNESWQDLLELIETRTQMLSASRELHKFFHDCKDVLSRIVEKQHGVSDELGRDAGSVSALQRKHHNFMQDLMTLYTQVQQIQEESAKLQDSYAGDKAKEITNREQEVLQAWSNLQAMCDARKMKLADTGDLFRFFNMIRILMIWMEDVVRQMNTSEKPRDVSGVELLMNNHQSLKAEIDTREDNFSACLSLGKELLSRNHYASADIKDRLLQLTNSRNALLNRWEERWENLQLILEVYQFARDAAVAEAWLIAQEPYLLSAELGHTIDEVENLIKKHEAFEKSAAAQEERFSALERLTTFELKEMKRRQELAEEAERQRVREELAAKAAAEAAEQAKRDAEQQDSLDAASPDQDNVVMRSSPTLEKEGPTAIQSEILSESKPRIKRHSVGGTIRIGSRSRSKSPFRSFRWKRSSSKLGSDDDEERTSQAFEEGVEGYLTRKHEWESTTKKASNRSWDKVYLVARAGRLTFYKEQKGYKSNPEITFRGEPTMDLQGASVDIASDYTKKKHVLRIKLSNGGEFLLQAHDDSEMSQWVNALKGQSDQLAIAEGRSQTLPATSQKDEPKRRSFFTLKKK